TGCAATTGCTTAATATGTAGCTCATTCACTAAAACCCCAAGGATAAAGGCAGTGAGTAATGTGAGTCATTACCGGAGCAATGGTGTCGAAAAAGATGAAGAGTCATGCATCAAGTACTGATCCATTTAGTCTTgaattaagaatttttaaaaaaatcactagtcAGATGTGATTGATATTATCTCCAGGCAAATTAAAGTAGTTCCCGTGGAATGCTGTGCTGCTgctaatgtttttctcttttggtatTCAAAGTGCTGATCAGTTACACGTCCCTGCTGCTCTGTTTGTCCATCTGAGACACTCGTATCCCAGCAGCTTTCCCAGGTGCCatctgcatctctctctccttcccaggcaCTGCATACCTTCATGCCTGAAATTCGGAAACTTTGTCCAGAAAATATGAAGAACGGTTCTGGCTTGATCAGCAATGTTAGGGTTCAAACTCCTGTTTTTCAGTCACACTTGTTTTATTCAGCCACCCAGATTTCaaccattttttgcttttctttttactaaaTCACAGGAGTTGGAATTGATTTCTTCTCCATCACGTTCCAGTGAGGAACTTTTTGGTCCAACAACATTGAATTTGACTGGACAGTGTACTATAAAGGACTGGAACGTTAACATTTCTATCATCGTTCTGAGAGGGTAGTTTGCAGCTTAATTGCAGCTGTCATCTTATTTTTTTACACGCTTTGAGAGGTACAAGAGCCTAAACCAGCTCAGGGCTACAGCATGACACTGTAGTAACAGTCTGAAGGGGCACCAGGGTTTAACACAGGTGAAATGATTTATCCACACTGATAAATCAGGAGTTAGTTTTTACTTCCAAGGTTTCCCCTGGGAACAAAAATGACAGGCTTTCTGAATTAGAATgaaaaattagaacaaaaaaccaacaaaacaaggCATGTGCTGGATGTATGTGTCGCTCCCTTGAAGTCAACAGGACTTGGGCAGCACGACAGTAGTTGGGGATCTACTATTAGAGGTATTATAATGTCCGTGATATTATGGGGAATATGAGATAATACAAAAGAAATGAGTACACCGGTCCGTGACATTGCTCGTGCACCACATTTATGAGGCATTGTGCTAAGAGTCACCTTTAATTTGTGCACCAAAACTAGACCACAGCCTTCTACTGTGACTTGATTTGTCTTTAAATAGGGCTTATAACCCACAAGCTGTGCGACTGTGTGTTCCCTAGCTAAAAATATTCCAGGAAATGTAGCAGCAGACAACATTTAGATTATATTTACTGTAAATTAAGTATGTATAATCCATTTCTGCATACTCATAATTGTCTTTATATCAATTTCTCAAGTCTTTTGGATGCAACTTTTTTATTCTGCACTTTCTGTGGCTATTGACGAGCCCCTGAAACACTGACAGTAATGTTAgggcttttctcctccttttgcaCCTTTTGCACAGTGCAGCACaggaaggacgtggacctgtccGAGCGGGTCCAGAGGGGGGCCACAGAGATgttgagagggctggagcccatctgctgtgaggacaggctgagagagttggagttgttcagcctggagaagagaaggctccggggagaccttatagcagccttccagcacctaaagggggcctacaggaaaaatggggatgaactttttagcagggcttgttgtgaTAGAGcaaggggtagtggctttaaactaaaagtgggtagatttagactagatataaggaagatttttttttttacaatgaaggtggtgaaacacgggaacaggttgcccagggaggtggtaggtgccccatccctggaaacattcaagaacaggttggacggggttctgagcagcctgatgtagttgaagatgtccctgctcattgaaggagggttggaccagatgatctttaaaggtcccttccaacccaaaccattctatgattctatggttgtaCTTCTGATTGCCTGCCATGACTAGGATCAGTACAATCATAGTGTGTAACTCAGAGAgtctctttaaaataatattttattggtTTGTACTATATTGCATGGGAACAGGTAAGATGTTTAAGTTGGTAGCCTTTGAGCTTTCGGGATACTGTCACTTTGTTTAGGGATCCCAACAGGCACCGGGAGTAGGAGTATGTTCATGAAATTCGTTACAGGACTACGTTTTTCTAAGTGACCCAAACCGCTTCATAGGAAGTCAAATGACTTGAAGAGGCTACAGATCAAACCTGGCAATGTCAAATGTCAAAGCAGGTGATGCACTAAGGAAACAAAACTGTTATATTAGATCAGTGGTTTACAGGCCACTGGTCTAGAAAAAGTATACATTTAACAGCAGAAATTATCTGTAAGGTATTCCATTTATATACCTGATTTTGTTGAGACTTGGGTGTTAACCCTTGAACATCGGTATACAAAATTTTGGGGGCATTACATCATATGAAAAACtatggttggttttttccttttttttccgcAGTTCGGTTGAGCTGGGAATCCTCAACAGAATCTGCGAGAAGCAAAACTTGAGCTAAGTCTACTACATTCTTTGAAGGTAGCTACACACAAGCAGACTATTTTGGAGagtgtgaaaaacaaacaagctgtgCTTTTAAAGGCAGGCTTTAGGAAGCCCCCAGAATTGCCCCGTTGTTATGAGGTTAGTTTGCAGGTGTAGCGCTGGGCTATAGGACATCTACAGCTCGTGTCACGTGCTTACGACTCTTCAGACTGGAACAGATTTAGTTCCGTGGCTGGCTGTATCCATGCACTCATAGCCTTAGCCAAGGAAATGCGAAAGCTATGAAACCTTTCCCCTCAAAGATGAAAACCAGCGCCACAGCCGCTTCTGTCTTCCCAACCAGGAGAACAATCTCCATAAGGCTGGAGAGCTGTAGGAAGAGGTCTGCGGAAGGTGGACGCTAAGGCAATACGTGGAGATTTTTTCACAGTATGTATCGCGTTGCTTTCAGGCCAATGCACATTTCCCACTATTAAAACTAATaaatcagggaaaaaataatgtatgtaGCTACAAGATATGTTGTCTGTCAGTGATTGCAGTGGTTATTAACAGTATGTCAGTATATCACTGTTCTTTCAGTCAACACCAACAATAAGATGTAGGGTCCTTTCTTTCTATAAGTTCTGTACATATaagagttttttgggttttggttttgttttcttttgtggaaaGAAGTAGTTGAATGGTCCAACACGGAGATTTGTCTTGtgagaattttgttttaatggtTGTGTGTTGAAACGGtgagatttatttctttcttgagCAATATTTTGCGATTGTTTACTACTAGTAGTGTGGcacatgtaaaaagaaaaaaaaaaacacaaaataaacaaccaaacaaaacacacacagtagaaaaaaaaaaaaaaaagccacaaaagaaTTAAGCCCTTCCCTTTCAAAACTTTCTAACCTGAAGCTAGCATCTCTGCTCAGCATTTAGCTCCGGAAGATTTTTTTGTGTTAAGTGATCCTAATAGTAGGGAAGGATGTCTTTTCCTCAGTGTCTAACTTGTGCCTGTTCCTGTTGATGGCGAAGAGTTGATGAGGGGCGACTGCCCATCGCTCTGAAATGGCACAGCATTGTCCTGATCCAAGTGTCTACTTGTGCCAGAATCCATTTGAAGAGTCTTAAACTGATTTGTATCTTTTCTAACCAGGAAAGTTACGCATTGATAAGCTGAAGGGAGGCTTTAATGAAGTTTAATAGAGACGAATCTCCGATAGAGCTTTTTGTGGTTGAAGAGTAActttttatgtttcatttcagTTGGTCTCTAGCAGGTTTGCTAATCCTGTGTATGTCTAAATGGGTTTAACActgatttattgttttaataatgGGTAGAAATCAAACTGGTGCAACTGCCCCAAACCAGACAGTTTGACTGCAGTGAGACACACCCTCCTGCCTAAATGTTTCTTGTCAGAATCATGTTTCTAACTATTTGGGTTGGGTAATCCCTTGCCAATATAAGCTTTATCAATATAAACCAGTCAGTGAGAACCTTTCCATCAGTAAGAGTGTTTATTATCATCTTGCATAAATAGGAGCAGTTTTGTGCATGAATTGGATGTGCTGGTTTAATCCCGCTTGCCGTGGTTCAGCTTGGCTTAGTTACGTGGGCAGGTACAAGCTGAATGAGTACAACCAACGTTCAGTTCCCACAAAACGGTTCACGTGTAGACTGCActgaaaaaaagtagttttaatttcAAACCGGCCCAAACAATCTTTAGGTTTCCGTAACAGAGTTTGCACTGGTGTCAGTTAATAGACTTTAAAATACCGCAGGTTAGCGAGTGGGAAGGATGGAGTGTAATCAATGAGTTACACCTGAGGTACTGATGTAACCTGGCCCGTGGCTTAGTGATGGATCTGGTAACACCGATCCTCCAGAAAATAGCTTTATTTGCCCACTCTCTGTTTCAAAGTCAAAGGTTTTGTACTGTGCTTCTTAAGGCAATATGCTCTAGACTGGTAACTGGTCCTTCAGCGTCTCATGGCTGCTGGTGCACTCACAGCGAGCATGAAATGGGGTCAGGGACAAGGATTTCTGTGCGCTGTGGGACATCATACGTGGTGGCTGGCAGGGACTTGCTTGCTCCACACCTTGCCTGGCAGCTCTTTACGTGCCATGGAGGATGAAGCCCCAGCAAGTGCCCCACTTAAACCTGGCCTTTTTTGGCTGAAGGtacattccctttcttttttgtttcttaggAAGTGATTGAAATGCTCTGTCAGGCTGCACCTCACTGCTCCtgggtcctgctgctgcttgctgaCCTGCCCTGCTTCAGGCCACCAAATATTTGGGCTCGTCAGGCCGGAGTTTCATGATCTTGTCCACACAGAGTAGGATGAGGGTCAGAAACCAGAGGCTCCAGCCGACAGCCGCTGCAATCCATCCATAATCGTCCATAGCCGTCGGGCAGCACATGGCCGCTTGTGGGCAGAAGTTCACGTCTGGTGGTGAAGAAATGAAATGAGTTGATGGGAGGCCAAGTATGTAACAGATTTCCTTTGCCAGAGGGCAGATGAGACTTCACTGTCTGCCCTGTGGCCTGTCAGGCTGCCTTGGCATCTTTCTCCTAAGCCTGGCTCTTAACCTGGGGGATGACAATATCCATCTTCATCTCTATGTCTTCAAGACTCGGTGATGCCTGTCTGGCCAAACACCTGAGCTGCTCCTCTTAACCACTGTGCCCACCACTATGCAAATCTTTTAAAACACCTACTTAGCATCTGCTCAGTCAGTTTCAGGAATGGAGTTATGATAGAAGCAGctagttaaaatttaaaataaaccgGGGTAAAGAAAGCTTCATGTAAGAGAGTGAGAGGGTGTCTAGCAGAGACACCTTCAGCAGGATGTCCAATAGTTTAGGTACCCAGTACCTCTGCTGGCAATAGCAGCAGTGGCTGCTCTTTGCTGGGCTGTTAACTGTGACTTGTGCGTAACAACTGCAAAACACACCACTATTGGAGGATCCCTGTTTtacatgtttaaaaattaaataatttttaacaatTCCGTGTGGGGGGGTTTTTTCTTGCaccttttgcatctttttttttttgtttaaatcagtcCAATTTCCTAAAGTCAGTTAAGGAACATGTCATTAGTTGTTTAATTTATgttgttatttaaataatttatgttgtTATTTAAAGCATCTGCTGTACTTTTTCCATCACAAGGGCACAGTGAAGTGACCTAGCTCTGTGTCTGCACCCTGAGTGGTAACGTGGAAATATCAAAGGGAGCCTGAAGGACCGTAGTATCTCAACCCCTTGGGCTGGGATAGAAGCTGAGCGTGAAGCCCCAGCACCCAGGAGAGCTGAGGCAGCTAGAACCACCTTGCAGCTACATCCATTGCACGTTGACGTGCACGAAGCTTGTCAGCTGTGAAAAGTAGATGCCTCCTGAGCTTGGTGCAGGGCAGACAGCCTCTCGCACCATTCCAGGGAAAAGGCAAGTGCAGTTCCTGCTCAGCTACTCTCATTCACGTGTGTTGGGCAGGACCATGTTCCTGTGCATTGGCCTTCAGTGCACACAGTAGAATTGTCCCACGCTgtggagagcagctcttcccacaaccaaagagagATGTTGTGTATGTGCTTAGGGAACGGGGAGGGATGCTTGTCCCCTGTCATGCTTTGAAGTAGTGTACCGCTATTGGTACACGTACTATATCTTGGGAAGTGCAGAACTGTGGGGATGTTGGATGTTTGGGATGGAGGATGACTATGGGAGGGCTGGTGGGATCTCAGGTTGCCTGGGACTGGCTGTCTGGGGAAGTGGGTGGAGGGAAAGAGGTGTTCTTGGGAGTCCACATTGTGCCTGCAGGCAGTCAGTCTGGCAGGGAGCTTTAGGACACGCATATTGAATTAGCTATATGCTTAGTCTGTTAAAGATATGACTCCACCTGAAGGTACCTAAGATGCACAGGGCATGCCAGTGGAGGAATACTAGAAATGCATCCTAGAGTTTCGCCCACAATGGAAGCCTTGACAACAGATAAATCCTTTTCTAGGACAGCCTCTCAGTCACCTGTGCAGACTCATCACCTGGCTTTATCATGATAGTAATGATTTACGAAAACTTACTAAGACATGGTGGTTCGTACTCAGTTGTGAGCATGGAGCTTGTTGAAACATTGGAGACATCTTCAGCTGCTGCCAGAAggaaagcacaggagaaaaggtAAGTTGAATTAGAAAAGCAATGCTGTGCATCAAGCATGAAAAACTGAAAGCCATTGGCCTCGCAGAGGTCTGTAGGATGGAAACAACTCAGAGAAAATAAGTTTCTGCCCCTAAACTTTTCTGCATCAGGGTATGCTTCCTGACCCCACCACTGTCAACACAGGCTCTAGAGAGACCTGCTGTAACGCCAGCCGTAAGGAGCAGTTGGATCACTCTGCCTCTACCTGAGTATGACTCCAGTGTGAGCCATTCGCTCAGAGCTCAAATTAACCACTGTCCTTTCCCAAGCTACCTGGGCAGAACGAGGAAGGACTGAAATGAGAGAGAGCATTCAGTGGCACGGCACGATCCATGGCCAGTGAGTTGTACATCTACCTCCTTTTGCCCTTAGAAAATTCCCGGTGGCTCTGTGGGGTGTGAAGGCAGCCTGGCCGAGCCGagggctgagcccatcagtgcaGAGCCTCAGCAGATCCACCGCAGCCTCAGGGGGAAACTTTGGCTTTGCTGCAGTTCAGGTGCAGCTGTGTCTGAAACCCATTAACCAGCTTGGATTGGTAAATCCAACACACAGTGATACGtgtggcagggggacaggggcTTCGATGAAGGTTTTGGCTCTTTGTCCTGCTTCCTACCCGTAATCAGAGCACACGTGCACTCTGGCACAGCGCTGTGACTGGCCTTCAGGCCTCCAAACCTGTGCATGGTATCACAGGCCAAACCCTCCATAGACCTCCTAATACCCTCCTTGCCCCTCAGCTTCAGCATGCACCTTGCAGCACCGCAGGATCAGATGCGAGGACAGCTGCAGGGCACCTGCCTGGGAAAAGCACAAGGCTGCCGTGGTCCCTGTGCATTAACACCAGCCTGTCGCCTGCTGCAGAATGGAAGGGAGTCAAAGAAATATCTCCTCCTGTGCTGCTATGAGCAGTACAGTTCAAGTTCAGCCAGATGAAGTATCCCATGCTGAAATGGTCCCCTGCAGAGATACATAAAAACCAGCTTGGAGAGGCTATGGGAGTAAGGGCTCCGGCTGCATGCAGATGGAGGGTCTCCAACATGCTGTGGTCTGCAGACCAGGCAGAGGCTGTGAGAAAAGTGTTTCCTGTCAAACCATCACTCAGAGCTGATAGTTTGGAGtgtgagagaaagagaaggtCGGTTCCAGCTTGATTTTGCTGAacacttatagaatcatagaatcatagcatggtttgggttgtaagggaccttaaagttccaacgcccctgccatgggcagggacacctcccactaaaccaggttactcaaagccccatccagcctggccttgaacgattccagggatggggcatccacagcttcccgggacaacctgctccagtgtctcaccaccctcacagtaaagaatttctttctgatatccaatctaagtctaccctctttcagtttgaagccattaccccttgtcctatcactacactccctgataaagagtccctccccatctttcctgtaggccccctttaggtactggaaggccgctataaggtctccctggaaccttctcttctccgggctgaacaaccccaactctctcagcctgtcctcacaggagaggtgctccagccctctcatcatcttcgtggcgcACTTCAAAATAATGGCTCAGGTTTAGTTTcagctcaggaaaacaaaacagaacaagacCTTTGAGCAAACCTTTGCTTTGAGTTTTGGTATTTTCTAAGCAATTTGCCAGCAAATAAATTGAGGTTTTTGTGCAGGAGGTGTCCCCTCGGGGTCACCTGCTGTTGCCCAGCTTTGGGGCTTGAGCTGACCGACCGTCAGCAAGACCAGATCTTTCCTTATGGCTGATGCCACGCTGGGTGCgggttccctgggcagcctgctccaggggaGGCTCTGACTACTCCCCATTCCTCTTTCTTACTCTGCTAGGATTTGCTGAATGACCTTGGCCAAGCCcataatttattttctcagttaaTAAGTACCTCACAGGAGCATtaggaaaaatcattaaaaactgCGTATGATCTCTGGAAGAAAGTGCTGCAGAATACAGAGTGCTGGTTTGTGTTTATAGACTTTGCAGCCCAAAGGACAGGCTGTCAAAGCTAACCCATCTTTAAACATCTGGCAGGTCTCAACTAGCGCTGATATACAAATGCAGGCAGCAGCCTGATGGGAAAGGAGCAGCCCACAGGTCTCGTTTACATTTTGGTTTTAGGCAACTTTTACAATTAAGGGGGCACCAAAGCCAGATTTCCTGCAAAAAGCACCTAATAAGAGCTAAACCGGACTACAGTGAGCCTCTTGGGTGGCATTTCAAATGGTCCCTTGCCTCAGCAAACATGGGAAGACCAGGTAACTGTGGTACCCTATCTCCTTGCCATTCAGCGGAGCAACCTGCAGCTCAGTCACATTTACAGTGGATCTGTAAATAGCCGGCAAAAGCACATCTCTTTGGAAAGATGCTGTGATCAATCACGCCAAGTAATTCTCATTAGCATTAATCAATTCCAGCTCTTTGTGCCTTTTAGATTAGATGAGACAAGGGAGCCCACCTTGTTTTTGAAGAACAAATTACTGTCAGTGGGCGATATATTTAGGTATTGagaggagtggggggaaaagggcAGAGTATAGAAACTGGAGCATAAGAGAAGAGAAATACCTTCAGAGCAGGAATACCGGAGCGCGGTGGCGAAGAAGACCAGAGTGAAAGCTGCCCAGGGCTTGCCAGAGAAGTGCTTCATGTTGGGGGTCCAGCTCCCACCCGAGCTGCCGCACGGCGGCTCAGGTTGCCGGCACAGTTCTGTTCCAGCAAGTCCTCGATAAGCTCAGAGAGCCGGTGCGCAGGGCAGAGGGTGGAGCAAAGGAGCTTCCTGCTGCCAGGACACCTTGAACTTTCCTGCCACAACAGCGTGAGGTAACAGAAGGGCTCTCACCGAAACAGCTCCAGCAGGAGGTGGATACCAGCGCTGAGGCGGGTGAAGAGCCCCTGAAGGTCAAGCCTGAAGGTTTCTCCCCAGGATCTGATGCAGCCAGAGGGAGGAAAGGCCTCCGGAGCCAGCCCTTACCCACAGGGTCCCAGGCAGCTTCTGTGTTCTGAGCGTCCTTCTGGTCCTGCGAAGATGGTCAAATAGACTTGGAAAGAAGCAGAGGGTCAGGGTAGAGAATTTGTCTCCCTGTTTGGCTTTGATTTTGCATGTTGTTTGAACCTTCCCCCCCAGAAAAGCTGACCAGCAGTCGTAAATTTTTGGAAAGGCTCTGTGGaagcctaaaaaaaccccagtctttgGTCACCCTGATACAGTGTCTATTGGGTTAACATGGGCTATGGACATGTTTCCATCGAGAAATGGGATGAAACCAGTTGCTTTGTGCAGGCTACCAACAGCTATTGCACAGTAACACTGGCCTTTCCTTAAGGACCTGTGTTGGATTATGGGTTGGGGTCAGTTCAAGCTTGGGGTCTCTCcacaggagaagctgctgccgtTCTCGCCCCGTGAGCACAGTTGTGTCACTGCCTCCATCACCCATGTGCAATATGGTgctgaaagaactttttttttttttttctcctcttgtagTTAAGCCACCTCCTCCATGGCACAGGCAAAGCCAAGAGCTGCTCTctcccaccagcacagctctATCTGCAGACCAGGAGGGTTGCTGGCAAAACAATATTATCTGGATGGCAAGGCTTTTTTTCTACAATCCTGGCTGGAAAAGCCACACTGTTGAAGTGCTGGTGGTAGTGTCCTGGTCTGATGAGCGCTGCACGTTGCTGCTGTTCCCCAGGCTTTTGGCTCTTCTTCCTCCTATCTTTGACCCACCACGATGTCCTCGTTAGAGAAAACTTCGGGCATT
Above is a window of Larus michahellis chromosome 1, bLarMic1.1, whole genome shotgun sequence DNA encoding:
- the TMEM213 gene encoding transmembrane protein 213 codes for the protein MKHFSGKPWAAFTLVFFATALRYSCSEAAEDVSNVSTSSMLTTEYEPPCLNVNFCPQAAMCCPTAMDDYGWIAAAVGWSLWFLTLILLCVDKIMKLRPDEPKYLVA